In one Oscillospiraceae bacterium genomic region, the following are encoded:
- a CDS encoding cytidine deaminase: MGRIDKENYYLDIAETVAERSTCLRRCYGAIIVKNDEIVATGYNGAPRGRINCVDLSYCTREALNIPSGQRYELCRSVHAEANAIISAARSETLGATLYMSCKDPDTGALIPGSSSCSMCRRQIINAGIERVVIRDTKTEYRVVMVQEWIEEDDSLPRHC, from the coding sequence ATGGGACGCATTGACAAGGAGAATTACTATCTGGACATCGCCGAGACCGTGGCCGAGCGCTCCACCTGCCTGCGCCGGTGCTACGGGGCCATCATCGTCAAGAACGACGAGATCGTGGCCACAGGCTACAACGGCGCGCCCCGGGGGCGGATCAACTGCGTGGATCTGAGCTACTGCACCCGGGAGGCGCTGAACATCCCCTCGGGGCAGCGCTACGAGCTGTGCCGCTCGGTCCACGCCGAGGCCAACGCCATCATCTCCGCCGCCCGGAGCGAGACCCTGGGGGCCACCCTGTACATGAGCTGCAAGGACCCCGACACCGGGGCGCTGATCCCGGGCTCCTCCTCCTGCTCCATGTGCCGCAGGCAGATCATCAACGCGGGGATCGAGCGGGTGGTCATCCGGGACACCAAGACCGAGTACCGGGTGGTGATGGTTCAGGAGTGGATCGAGGAGGACGACTCCCTGCCCCGGCACTGCTGA